From Topomyia yanbarensis strain Yona2022 chromosome 1, ASM3024719v1, whole genome shotgun sequence, one genomic window encodes:
- the LOC131677132 gene encoding omega-amidase NIT2-like, which translates to MQNMARAGFRIALLQLKVGANKAENVKNALLKIRSAAQEHGARIVALPECFNSPYGTQHFAQYAEEIPAGETSQSLSAVAKQLGIYLIGGTIPEKIGTENKIYNTCTVWSPEGSLMATYRKIHLFDIDIPGGITFRESDVLTGGEQLAVIPVDGAKIGIGICYDIRFDELARIYRNQGCDMLIYPGAFNMKTGPLHWELLARARATDTQSYVATISPARDKSAGYVAWGHSMVVDPWAKVVASAKEGEEMVLADVNLKTVDEVREQIPIFRQRRTDLYETKLL; encoded by the exons ATGCAAAACATGGCTAGAG CCGGTTTCCGCATCGCTCTACTCCAGCTGAAGGTCGGTGCAAACAAAGctgaaaacgtaaaaaatgcCCTGCTGAAGATACGTAGCGCTGCGCAGGAACATGGAGCCCGGATCGTAGCACTACCGGAATGTTTCAACTCACCGTACGGAACGCAACATTTCGCCCAGTATGCGGAGGAGATCCCCGCCGGCGAAACCAGTCAAAGTTTGTCGGCTGTGGCGAAACAGTTGGGCATCTACCTGATAGGCGGTACCATCCCGGAGAAGATTGGAACGGAAAATAAGATCTACAACACTTGCACGGTTTGGTCCCCGGAAGGGTCTCTGATGGCGACGTACCGTAAAATTCATCTGTTCGACATCGATATACCCGGGGGAATCACGTTCCGTGAGTCGGATGTGCTCACCGGCGGTGAACAGTTGGCCGTTATTCCCGTCGATGGTGCTAAGATTGGCATAGGAATCTGTTACGATATTCGGTTCGACGAACTGGCACGTATTTACCGGAACCAGGGTTGTGATATGTTGATTTATCCGGGAGCTTTCAATATGAAAACGGGCCCGTTGCACTGGGAACTTCTGGCCAGGGCTAGAGCCACTGATACTCAGTCGTATGTGGCAACGATTTCTCCGGCAAGGGACAAATCAGCCGGCTACGTAGCATGGGGTCACTCGATGGTGGTTGACCCTTGGGCAAAGGTTGTGGCGTCGGCTAAGGAAGGCGAAGAGATGGTTCTGGCGGATGTGAATCTAAAGACGGTGGACGAAGTACGTGAGCAGATTCCGATTTTCCGTCAGAGAAGAACGGATTTGTACGAAACTAAACTGCTGTGA
- the LOC131677133 gene encoding omega-amidase NIT2-like, protein MMSIRIALIQLRVVGSKREILRKAVESIQTAVNDKLATVVVLPESFNCPYDEEALKQSAERIPSGETSETLSKAAKDFGVYVVGGSIVETSSDDGLLYNTCVVWNPSGQMVAKYRKIHLGDANSSSKPIIQESALFTAGNSFATFQVGSVKFGLGICWDMRFPEMASIYRQLGCAALIYPSLCDVKTGELHWELLARSRALDYQMFVAFCSPAKNSAAKLVAFGHSLVADPWGKTIAMGSEGEEIVVADLKLDLLAAVRLQIPVSQQRRDDLYEVRNKTRMD, encoded by the exons ATGATGTCCATTCGAATAGCACTAATCCAGCTTCGAGTTGTCGGATCAAAACGAGAAATTCTCCGCAAAGCCGTAGAAAGCATACAAACAGCGGTTAATGACAAATTAGCCACTGTAGTGGTACTACCCGAAAGCTTCAACTGTCCATATGACGAGGAAGCGCTTAAACAAAGTGCAGAGAGAATTCCATCCGGTGAGACCAGCGAAACATTATCCAAAGCAGCTAAAGATTTTGGAGTTTATGTTGTGGGCGGATCGATTGTTGAAACCAGTTCTGATGATGGACTACTTTACAATACTTGTGTAGTTTGGAATCCGTCCGGTCAAATGGTGGCTAAGTATAGAAAA ATACATTTAGGGGACGCCAACAGCTCTTCCAAACCAATCATTCAAGAATCGGCACTTTTCACCGCTGGGAACTCGTTCGCAACATTCCAAGTCGGATCGGTGAAATTCGGCCTAGGAATCTGTTGGGATATGCGTTTTCCGGAGATGGCCTCGATTTATCGACAGCTAGGCTGCGCAGCGCTCATCTATCCATCTCTGTGCGATGTGAAAACTGGTGAGCTACACTGGGAACTACTGGCCAGGAGTAGAGCTTTAGACTATCAAATGTTCGTAGCTTTCTGTTCGCCGGCAAAGAATTCAGCAGCAAAGCTGGTGGCATTCGGACATTCTTTAGTTGCCGATCCTTGGGGGAAAACGATTGCCATGGGGAGCGAAGGGGAAGAAATTGTCGTTGCTGATTTGAAGCTGGATCTGCTTGCAGCGGTTCGGTTGCAGATTCCGGTATCACAACAGCGACGGGATGACTTATACGAGGTGCGGAATAAAACAAGAATGGACTGA
- the LOC131677134 gene encoding omega-amidase NIT2-like, which translates to MVIRIALIQLRIAGPKEKILKNAVDLIRIAKKEKDANVVVLPESFNCPYNGHSFEASAEEVPLGLTCQALSRAASNFGVYIVGGSIAEIFCGKLYNTCTVWGPDGELVAKHRKVHLRNANIPEQFAVDESQVITRGNCYTTFFVGETKIGLGVCWDMRFPEFAAAYRQMGCDLLIYPAACDAYTGEMHWELLARGRALDNQVFVAFCSPARDSHAELICHGHSLVVDPWGQIIQMGTEFQEIVVADLVLKTLKEVREQIPVLKQKREDLYELVVKK; encoded by the exons ATGGTCATCAGAATAGCGCTGATTCAGCTGAGAATTGCTGGACCgaaggagaagattttaaagaatgctgtagatttGATTCGGATCGCCAAGAAGGAAAAGGACGCCAATGTGGTTGTGCTACCGGAAAGTTTCAACTGTCCCTATAATGGGCATAGTTTCGAAGCCAGTGCTGAAGAAGTACCACTCGGACTCACCTGTCAAGCACTGAGCCGGGCAGCTAgtaattttggtgtttacattGTTGGAGGTTCTATTGCGGAGATTTTCTGTGGAAAGCTGTACAATACTTGCACGGTTTGGGGACCCGATGGTGAGCTGGTGGCAAAACATCGTAAG GTCCACCTACGCAACGCAAACATCCCCGAACAATTTGCCGTTGATGAATCCCAGGTGATCACCCGTGGCAACTGTTACACAACGTTCTTCGTCGGGGAAACCAAAATCGGACTGGGTGTTTGCTGGGATATGCGTTTTCCGGAATTTGCCGCTGCCTATCGACAGATGGGTTGCGATTTGCTGATTTACCCAGCCGCTTGCGATGCCTACACCGGAGAGATGCACTGGGAACTGTTGGCCAGAGGTCGTGCCTTAGATAATCAGGTGTTTGTTGCGTTCTGTTCACCTGCTAGGGATTCGCACGCGGAACTGATTTGCCACGGACACTCGCTGGTCGTTGATCCATGGGGTCAAATCATTCAAATGGGGACCGAGTTTCAGGAAATCGTGGTGGCCGATTTAGTGCTTAAAACGCTGAAGGAAGTGCGCGAGCAGATCCCGGTACTGAAGCAGAAGCGGGAAGATTTGTATGAGCTAGTTGTTAAGAAGTGA
- the LOC131694489 gene encoding omega-amidase NIT2-like, with product MAPTLRIALLQLDGFPTKKEAIANAINLIRTVVKDKRAQLVVLPECWNSTYSTAEFARTAEFIPKGETSVALSNVASELGIYLIGGTFPEKDGDKLYNTCPVWGPKGQFMGKYRKMHLFDMDIPGVCTFKESSVLTAGNQFFTFNIGELKVGLGICYDQRFAEFAAVYQQLGCDLLVFPSAFDVFTGPMHFELIAQARALDNSMFVVLCSPARDVSKDYVVYGYSTICDPWGRVVCHGKEGPTMLSAELDFNVCTEIRKQIPVVYQKRTDLYELHTLE from the coding sequence ATGGCGCCGACTTTGAGGATCGCTCTACTCCAGCTGGACGGCTTCCCGACCAAGAAGGAAGCAATCGCAAACGCGATCAATTTGATCCGAACGGTGGTCAAGGATAAGCGGGCCCAGCTGGTTGTTCTGCCGGAGTGTTGGAATTCGACTTACAGCACAGCGGAATTCGCGAGGACGGCCGAGTTTATACCGAAAGGGGAAACATCCGTGGCTTTGTCCAACGTGGCTTCGGAGCTGGGAATCTACCTGATTGGAGGAACGTTCCCGGAAAAAGATGGCGACAAGCTGTACAATACCTGTCCCGTGTGGGGACCCAAGGGTCAGTTTATGGGAAAGTATCGGAAGATGCATTTGTTCGATATGGACATTCCCGGAGTGTGTACCTTTAAGGAATCCAGTGTGCTAACGGCGGGTAATCAGTTCTTCACGTTTAACATCGGTGAGCTGAAGGTTGGCCTGGGCATTTGCTACGATCAACGGTTCGCCGAATTTGCCGCTGTTTATCAACAGTTGGGTTGCGATCTGTTGGTTTTCCCGTCTGCATTCGACGTCTTCACTGGGCCGATGCATTTCGAATTGATCGCTCAGGCTCGGGCGCTGGACAACAGTATGTTTGTGGTGCTTTGCTCCCCGGCACGGGATGTTAGCAAGGATTACGTCGTGTATGGCTATTCGACCATTTGCGATCCCTGGGGCCGGGTGGTGTGCCACGGCAAGGAAGGACCGACTATGCTGTCCGCTGAGCTGGATTTCAACGTGTGCACCGAGATTCGAAAACAGATACCGGTGGTGTACCAGAAGCGAACTGATTTGTACGAACTGCACACGCTGGAGTAA